One region of Gilliamella sp. ESL0405 genomic DNA includes:
- a CDS encoding TonB-dependent receptor, which translates to MRYKLALTNTLTNQSLVCFNKSKVTNNLLLASAFCLSFSAVAETIDEEDEAIHLDQLTVTARHVKESAKDIPFTINIIDDKQITEKRETTLEKALNDTVGVQVISNMGGAKSIRMRGVGSILPMSGDDSSVSINVDGMPQSINNTTLNLLDVERIEVLKGPQGTLFGRNSEAGAINIISNKPTRYLEAGFRTELGQDHQKLTEGVISGPLNDMLSGRFAVRYDEADSILDNRYDNKPVSILRNKMARGSLLWEPSVATSVLFTTEVEDAMGMDNMYMMRPYSHHPKIDIPNGSDKSEKNIYRFNLKVEHELDNTLLTSITGYSYTKHDTKSPIYEGDLYNHLVGMRPPSNWSFLTKENLFNQELRISSKPEAPIFWVAGINYYTNHRHRETYDVADVFYTTNPMNANIRRKFKTDNIGVFGEVTYPITDKFKVTAGIRQSYEKKNYQAKWNANAIYAGATPPGTPLMAFDKQKLTDHYTTGRLGFNYLLNDNATLYALYSRGYKTGGFNDEGTDFAALGISDQAYKSAYVNAYEVGLKLENDTSTLGLNTALFYNDTKREHLMAYNPATFVSVVENYDTRSFGAELDGFWKTPWNLEIIGGIGYTNAKIVGTPTESLAEVKKHNYVPDTAKWNANLTVLHSVPLNIAGLTLETRITNRYIGSRKADVQNNFGLKPYNKLDARISVKGDNAEVYVWGDNLLNKTYDLWGYYIPAMFPDGPDATIGSPGRGITLGVGFAYTY; encoded by the coding sequence ATGAGATACAAACTAGCTTTAACTAACACCTTAACCAACCAGTCTTTAGTTTGTTTTAATAAAAGTAAAGTAACCAATAATTTGCTATTGGCCAGTGCCTTTTGCTTATCCTTTAGTGCGGTAGCAGAAACTATTGACGAAGAAGATGAAGCTATTCATTTAGATCAACTTACTGTTACTGCGCGGCATGTTAAAGAGTCTGCCAAAGATATTCCCTTTACCATTAACATTATTGATGACAAACAAATTACTGAAAAAAGAGAAACCACCTTAGAAAAAGCGTTAAACGATACGGTGGGGGTACAGGTAATTAGTAATATGGGTGGGGCTAAATCTATTCGAATGCGTGGTGTAGGTTCTATTCTGCCAATGAGTGGTGATGACAGCTCAGTGAGTATCAATGTTGATGGCATGCCACAATCCATTAACAATACCACCCTCAACTTACTCGATGTAGAACGTATAGAAGTACTAAAAGGTCCACAAGGAACACTATTTGGTCGCAATAGTGAAGCAGGTGCGATTAATATTATTTCTAATAAACCAACCCGTTATTTAGAAGCAGGCTTTAGAACAGAGCTAGGACAGGACCACCAGAAGCTAACTGAAGGAGTTATTAGCGGCCCTTTAAACGATATGTTAAGTGGTCGTTTTGCGGTTCGTTATGATGAAGCAGACAGTATCTTAGATAATCGTTACGATAATAAGCCTGTTAGTATTCTTAGAAATAAAATGGCAAGAGGCTCATTATTATGGGAGCCATCGGTGGCTACTTCTGTATTATTCACCACCGAAGTAGAAGATGCGATGGGTATGGATAATATGTATATGATGCGTCCTTATAGCCATCACCCTAAAATCGATATTCCTAACGGTAGTGATAAAAGCGAAAAAAATATCTATCGCTTTAATTTAAAAGTAGAACATGAACTTGATAATACCCTATTAACTTCTATTACGGGCTATTCTTATACCAAGCATGATACTAAATCTCCAATTTATGAAGGCGATTTATACAACCATTTAGTCGGTATGAGACCACCTTCTAACTGGTCATTTTTAACTAAAGAAAATCTTTTTAACCAAGAGTTAAGAATCTCTTCTAAACCAGAAGCACCTATTTTCTGGGTAGCAGGTATTAACTACTACACTAATCACCGCCATAGAGAAACCTATGACGTAGCAGATGTTTTTTACACTACTAACCCAATGAACGCCAATATTAGAAGAAAATTTAAAACTGATAATATCGGCGTATTTGGCGAGGTAACTTACCCCATCACCGATAAATTTAAAGTGACTGCGGGTATTCGCCAATCTTACGAAAAGAAAAACTATCAAGCCAAATGGAATGCTAACGCTATCTATGCAGGTGCGACACCTCCTGGTACACCATTGATGGCTTTTGATAAACAGAAATTAACCGATCACTATACTACTGGTCGCTTAGGTTTTAACTACCTATTAAACGATAACGCCACCCTTTATGCACTCTACTCAAGAGGTTATAAAACAGGCGGTTTTAATGACGAAGGAACCGACTTTGCGGCCTTAGGCATATCAGATCAAGCGTATAAATCAGCCTATGTAAATGCTTATGAAGTAGGCCTAAAACTTGAAAATGACACCAGTACATTAGGACTAAATACTGCCCTATTCTATAACGATACCAAACGTGAGCATCTAATGGCCTATAACCCTGCTACCTTTGTTTCGGTAGTTGAAAATTATGACACTCGCAGCTTTGGTGCAGAGTTAGATGGCTTTTGGAAAACACCTTGGAATTTAGAAATTATAGGCGGCATAGGCTACACCAACGCTAAAATTGTAGGCACTCCTACCGAAAGTTTAGCCGAAGTTAAAAAACATAACTATGTACCCGATACAGCCAAATGGAATGCCAACTTAACGGTGCTGCACAGCGTGCCACTCAATATAGCTGGGCTAACATTAGAAACCAGAATAACCAACCGCTATATCGGTTCACGTAAAGCAGATGTGCAAAATAACTTTGGTTTAAAACCTTATAACAAACTCGATGCACGAATTTCGGTTAAAGGTGATAACGCCGAGGTTTATGTATGGGGCGACAACCTCTTAAATAAAACCTATGACCTATGGGGCTACTACATACCTGCCATGTTCCCAGACGGCCCAGATGCCACTATTGGCTCGCCAGGCAGGGGTATAACCTTGGGCGTTGGTTTTGCCTACACCTATTAA
- a CDS encoding non-ribosomal peptide synthetase, with translation MNKAIMVETLVTELSSQGVLLWAEGEQLKFKAPAGVITDHHKQHLTANKLAIIEYLQNINNSAIVHDADGRYQPFPLTDLQLAYMVGRSNLYEYGGVGCHSYIELALPKTDASKLQAAWHGLIMRHDMLRAIILADGTQQVLAEVTLPPLIENDFTQLDTQHTEQQLLTIREQLSHRCYDPANWPLFDLRLSHTAEGAILHFSIDLLIADFASIQVLLAELGEAYQHGVASLPELPITFRDVVLAKKQAFNNPLYKQRYEKHQQYWLEQLATMPLPPELPVTTNNKQQTDPVRFDRYHFALTNQRWQALSHKATSRKLTPSSVVLTAFTDILARWSRHPELCINLTLFNRPIDYAGVHNIVGDFIAVNVLGVRNDPQQSFSERSQVLQQQLWQDLEHNEFTGIDVLRAMNQQRQQNILVPVVYTSTLGVKADKLSANEFMQNAKLHYGITQTPQVWLDCQTTERYGTLQLDWDVRQGIFPEGMAEAAFSALTELLNNLADDDSLWQQSSVVKLPSAMQQRHTQLNDTFTAYQPQLLHADFCQQVLIRPNAIAVIASDYQLTYLQLAEQALAVSQELQQAGCQAGDNIAIVMEKSAAQIAAVLGVLLADATYVPIESHQPMARKQAILEDATIKLIITNSNHLAESWPTNIKPLLITQPKAMADIDQATITSAFKQFINNYQQQPEATKRTGYIIFTSGTTGRPKGVMVSHFAAWNTVAEINKRFAVNHQDKTLGLASFSFDLSVWDIFGTLAAGACLVLPNAEQRTSPEHWGKLIEQHQITRWNSVPAQMQMLINWLEWDAHLNLSSLHSAFLSGDKIPVTLPALVNEYLPKLQLISLGGPTETSIWCVNYPIQQSFTKQTIRIPYGKPLTNHQIYILNERLEQCPDYVVGEMYIAGHGLADSYVADNEQTAYRFISHPITGQRLYKSGDIGFYTASGLIEILGREDNQTKIRGYRIELGEIEAALTHIPAIKQAVAIPIADASSLAAAIVIEESAATAQQDFIAHVKQQLAADLPDYMIPERIDIYQQLPLSSNGKVDRKQLAKLFAETHTTTSQLFEEPTDDPIEQDLASVWQELLKITQVSRQDDFFQVGGSSLSAINLLSILLARGYPATLELIFNNSVFANMATALRNSNDTKNKWLESIDLTAMANQAMSNLADASPFNLAHSPQNILLTGASGYLGIYTLSTLLQKTNYTIYCLLRAEDEAQGFNRLFKAAAEKGVALSDAENRIKVFCGAVDKDNLGLTAEHYQRLANEIDIIIHNASIINLMDPLSSLFPTNVQGATNILQLATTSKVKQINYVSTIAVHHALTEHDENQPVAETTTITRWRDLELTYEQSKIMAENIFYLAREQGVPINIMRPATITWADTETPFINDDAFLKFYKACLDIAAYPHSSLKVNLVPVDFVAQSITAITQTNYGNSKNFHLVSADSLNVEQIYHWFIELGCQLQGFEFTEWQQKLQDNFVAGFINLYFKEGMDNGGHHQYGMENLIEANQSFDITAFKVSKDYFIPLINKFNNKESQ, from the coding sequence ATGAATAAAGCAATAATGGTAGAAACATTAGTAACAGAATTATCCTCGCAAGGTGTTTTACTCTGGGCAGAAGGTGAACAGCTAAAATTTAAAGCGCCAGCAGGGGTGATTACTGACCACCACAAACAACATTTAACTGCCAATAAACTAGCCATTATTGAATATCTACAAAATATCAATAACAGCGCTATTGTGCATGATGCTGACGGGCGCTATCAACCCTTCCCGCTCACTGATCTCCAGTTAGCCTATATGGTGGGTCGCAGTAATCTTTATGAATATGGTGGTGTAGGTTGCCATAGTTATATTGAACTAGCCTTGCCGAAAACAGATGCTAGCAAACTACAAGCAGCTTGGCATGGCCTTATTATGCGCCATGATATGTTAAGGGCGATTATTCTGGCTGATGGTACCCAACAAGTGTTAGCTGAAGTCACCCTGCCCCCATTAATTGAAAATGATTTTACTCAGCTAGACACACAACATACCGAACAGCAGTTATTAACTATTAGAGAACAACTTTCTCATCGCTGTTATGACCCTGCTAACTGGCCATTGTTTGACTTGCGCTTAAGCCATACCGCAGAAGGTGCTATTTTACATTTTTCTATCGACTTATTAATTGCCGATTTTGCTAGCATTCAAGTTTTACTGGCTGAACTTGGTGAGGCTTATCAACATGGAGTTGCAAGCTTACCAGAACTACCCATTACTTTTCGTGATGTAGTATTGGCTAAAAAACAAGCCTTTAATAACCCCCTCTATAAACAGCGTTATGAAAAACATCAACAATACTGGCTTGAGCAATTAGCTACTATGCCTCTTCCGCCAGAATTACCTGTAACCACTAATAACAAACAACAAACTGACCCCGTACGCTTTGATCGCTATCACTTTGCATTAACCAATCAACGGTGGCAAGCGCTTAGCCATAAAGCTACTAGCCGTAAGCTCACTCCCTCAAGTGTGGTATTAACTGCTTTCACGGATATATTGGCGCGCTGGTCACGCCATCCAGAGCTTTGTATTAATCTAACCTTATTTAATAGACCCATTGATTACGCAGGGGTACATAATATTGTTGGTGACTTTATTGCAGTTAATGTACTGGGTGTTAGAAATGACCCCCAACAGAGTTTTAGCGAGCGCAGCCAGGTCTTGCAACAGCAACTATGGCAAGATCTTGAGCATAACGAATTTACAGGGATAGATGTACTACGGGCAATGAACCAACAACGGCAACAGAATATCTTAGTGCCTGTAGTTTATACCAGTACCCTAGGCGTTAAAGCAGACAAACTCTCAGCCAATGAATTTATGCAGAATGCTAAACTGCATTATGGCATTACCCAAACCCCACAAGTATGGCTAGATTGCCAAACCACTGAACGCTATGGCACCCTACAGCTTGATTGGGATGTTAGGCAAGGTATTTTTCCAGAAGGAATGGCCGAAGCAGCCTTTAGCGCGCTAACCGAGCTATTAAATAATCTAGCTGACGATGATAGCTTATGGCAGCAAAGCTCGGTAGTTAAATTACCAAGTGCCATGCAACAGCGCCACACGCAATTAAACGATACCTTTACCGCCTATCAACCACAATTGCTACATGCTGACTTTTGCCAACAGGTATTGATTAGACCTAATGCAATAGCCGTTATTGCAAGTGACTATCAGCTCACCTATTTACAACTGGCAGAACAGGCGCTAGCAGTTAGCCAGGAGCTACAACAAGCAGGTTGTCAAGCAGGTGATAATATTGCCATTGTAATGGAAAAATCAGCCGCGCAAATAGCGGCGGTACTAGGCGTATTACTAGCAGATGCCACTTATGTGCCTATTGAAAGCCACCAACCCATGGCACGAAAACAAGCTATTTTAGAAGATGCTACTATAAAATTAATTATCACCAATAGTAACCACCTTGCTGAAAGCTGGCCAACTAATATTAAGCCGCTATTAATTACTCAACCAAAAGCCATGGCTGATATTGACCAAGCAACTATTACTAGCGCCTTTAAACAATTTATAAACAACTACCAACAACAACCCGAAGCTACTAAAAGAACGGGCTATATTATTTTTACCTCAGGCACCACGGGTAGACCTAAAGGGGTTATGGTTAGCCACTTTGCGGCGTGGAATACGGTAGCTGAAATTAATAAACGTTTTGCTGTTAACCATCAGGATAAAACTCTCGGCCTTGCCAGTTTTAGTTTTGATTTATCGGTATGGGATATATTCGGCACTTTAGCAGCAGGCGCTTGTTTAGTGTTACCTAATGCTGAGCAAAGAACTAGCCCAGAACATTGGGGCAAGTTAATTGAACAGCATCAAATTACCCGTTGGAATTCTGTACCTGCACAAATGCAGATGTTAATTAACTGGTTGGAATGGGATGCCCATTTAAATTTAAGCAGTCTGCATAGTGCATTTTTATCAGGCGATAAAATCCCTGTTACGTTGCCTGCCTTAGTTAATGAATATTTACCAAAACTACAACTGATTAGTTTAGGTGGCCCTACGGAAACGTCTATTTGGTGTGTTAACTACCCCATCCAACAAAGTTTTACTAAGCAAACTATTCGTATTCCTTATGGTAAACCACTGACTAACCATCAAATCTATATTTTAAATGAGCGCCTTGAACAATGCCCTGATTATGTAGTGGGCGAAATGTATATTGCAGGCCATGGTTTAGCAGATAGCTATGTGGCAGATAACGAGCAAACCGCTTATCGGTTTATTAGCCACCCTATTACAGGGCAAAGGCTTTATAAATCGGGCGATATCGGTTTTTACACAGCATCAGGTTTAATTGAGATTTTAGGTCGTGAAGATAATCAAACTAAAATTAGGGGATATCGTATCGAGCTAGGTGAGATCGAAGCAGCCCTCACTCATATCCCCGCTATTAAACAAGCGGTTGCCATACCTATTGCTGATGCTAGCAGTTTAGCCGCTGCTATAGTTATTGAAGAATCAGCAGCCACAGCGCAACAAGATTTTATAGCCCACGTTAAACAACAACTGGCTGCCGATTTACCTGATTATATGATTCCTGAGCGAATTGATATTTACCAACAATTACCACTCAGTAGCAACGGTAAAGTAGATCGTAAGCAGCTAGCTAAACTATTTGCTGAAACCCATACCACCACTAGCCAACTGTTTGAAGAACCTACGGATGATCCAATAGAGCAAGATTTAGCCAGTGTTTGGCAAGAGCTATTAAAAATAACGCAAGTCTCAAGGCAAGATGACTTTTTCCAAGTAGGCGGCTCTAGCTTATCGGCGATTAACTTACTTAGCATCTTACTAGCTAGAGGTTACCCTGCTACTTTAGAGCTTATTTTTAATAATAGTGTCTTCGCTAATATGGCAACCGCCTTAAGAAATAGTAATGATACAAAAAATAAATGGTTAGAAAGTATTGATTTAACCGCGATGGCTAACCAAGCCATGAGTAATCTTGCTGACGCTAGCCCTTTTAACCTTGCCCATAGCCCACAAAACATCTTACTCACGGGCGCTTCAGGCTATTTAGGTATTTATACCTTAAGTACTCTATTACAAAAAACCAATTATACCATCTACTGTTTATTACGGGCAGAAGATGAGGCGCAAGGGTTTAATCGTCTTTTTAAAGCTGCTGCGGAAAAAGGTGTAGCACTGTCTGATGCAGAAAACCGTATTAAGGTATTTTGTGGTGCGGTGGATAAAGATAACTTAGGGCTAACGGCAGAGCATTATCAACGATTAGCTAATGAGATTGATATTATTATCCATAATGCCTCCATTATTAATTTAATGGATCCATTAAGTAGCCTGTTCCCTACCAATGTGCAAGGCGCTACCAATATTCTACAACTAGCTACTACCAGTAAAGTTAAACAAATTAACTATGTTTCCACTATTGCGGTACATCATGCCTTAACTGAACATGATGAAAATCAGCCTGTAGCTGAAACAACCACTATTACTCGCTGGCGTGATCTTGAATTAACTTACGAGCAATCCAAGATTATGGCAGAAAATATTTTCTATCTAGCAAGAGAGCAAGGTGTTCCTATTAATATTATGCGCCCTGCCACCATCACATGGGCAGATACTGAGACGCCATTTATTAATGATGACGCTTTCTTAAAATTCTATAAAGCGTGTTTGGATATTGCTGCCTACCCACACTCCAGCCTAAAAGTTAATTTAGTGCCCGTTGATTTTGTAGCACAGAGTATAACCGCCATTACCCAAACCAACTACGGCAATAGTAAGAACTTCCATTTAGTTTCAGCGGATAGTTTAAATGTAGAACAAATCTACCATTGGTTTATTGAGCTAGGCTGCCAATTACAAGGCTTTGAATTTACTGAATGGCAACAAAAGTTGCAGGATAACTTTGTGGCAGGATTTATTAACCTCTACTTTAAAGAGGGTATGGATAACGGTGGCCATCACCAATATGGTATGGAAAATTTAATCGAAGCTAACCAATCATTCGATATCACAGCTTTTAAAGTGAGCAAAGATTACTTTATCCCACTGATTAATAAGTTTAATAACAAGGAGTCACAATGA
- a CDS encoding thioesterase II family protein, whose product MNSVASFNVTKQKAAWWRIYQPQPQAKQRIICLPHAGGCASFFKKWTMTLPSSIELVTIQYPGREERLAEPLINNMDELIDGLIIALTEQQLLDKPYLLFGHSMGGYIVYELCLALRECNLPLPYQLVISASEAPTHKNTSSLHLDSDQALLDELEKLNGTQFSLATHPELAQMLLPIIRNDYQLIESWRPKPNSLPLDIPLTTFIARQDTELTEEQALAWQQQTTKNFHCEYFQGNHFYLIEEQAKVIQALLKIAKQQMTSHYQWTMTP is encoded by the coding sequence ATGAATAGTGTGGCCTCATTCAATGTGACTAAACAAAAAGCGGCATGGTGGCGAATTTACCAACCACAGCCTCAAGCTAAACAACGGATTATCTGCTTACCCCATGCAGGTGGCTGTGCTAGCTTCTTTAAAAAATGGACGATGACCTTGCCTAGCTCGATAGAGCTAGTGACTATTCAATATCCAGGCCGTGAAGAACGCTTAGCAGAGCCGCTAATCAACAATATGGATGAACTAATCGATGGCTTAATAATCGCCTTAACTGAACAGCAGCTATTAGATAAACCCTATCTATTATTCGGTCACAGTATGGGCGGTTATATTGTTTATGAACTGTGTTTAGCACTACGTGAATGCAACTTACCACTGCCCTATCAGCTCGTGATATCAGCCAGTGAAGCACCTACTCATAAGAATACAAGTTCATTACACCTCGATTCTGATCAAGCATTATTAGATGAGTTAGAAAAACTAAATGGCACCCAGTTTTCGTTAGCTACTCACCCTGAACTAGCACAAATGCTATTACCTATTATTAGAAATGATTACCAGTTAATTGAATCATGGCGACCAAAGCCAAACAGTCTCCCGCTTGATATCCCGCTAACCACTTTTATCGCTAGACAGGATACCGAACTTACTGAGGAGCAAGCACTCGCTTGGCAACAACAAACTACCAAAAACTTTCATTGTGAATATTTTCAGGGCAACCATTTCTATCTAATAGAGGAACAAGCAAAGGTTATTCAAGCACTACTCAAAATAGCTAAGCAACAAATGACAAGCCACTACCAATGGACGATGACCCCTTAA